From the Paludibacterium paludis genome, one window contains:
- the rng gene encoding ribonuclease G, whose protein sequence is MQQPIVLPRDVVRHKEQILVNITPQETRVAVLEDAIVQELHIERAASRGIVGNIYLGRVKRVLPGMQSAFIEIGLERAAFLHIADVLEQRQHPSEPQRIENMLFEGQTILVQVIKDPIGTKGARLSTQISLAGRFLVHLPQEEHIGISQKIENETERLSLKQRLEKLLPPGEPHGYIIRTSAETASDAALAADILYLSKLWTDIRQKSVSLPAQSLLYEDLPLSVRVLRDMVSESTVNVIVDSTENYSRMVEFAEQYVTAAVNKIERYSGERPLFELHGIEAEIDRALARRVNLKFGGYLIIDQTEAMTTIDVNTGGFVGNRNFDETIFKTNLEATHALARQLRLRNLGGIIIVDFIDMENEEHRQLVLNELAKSLARDRTRVTLNGFTSLGLVEITRKRTRESLAHVLCESCPQCQGRGEIKTPQTVCYEIQREIVREARQFDARGFRILAAQPVIDMFLDEESQSLAMLVDFIGKPVSLSVETTYSQEQFDVVLL, encoded by the coding sequence CTGCAGCAGCCGATCGTTTTGCCCCGTGACGTGGTGCGTCACAAAGAGCAGATTCTCGTCAACATCACCCCGCAGGAAACCCGGGTCGCGGTCCTCGAAGACGCCATCGTCCAGGAGTTGCACATCGAGCGCGCCGCGAGCCGCGGCATCGTGGGCAACATCTACCTTGGCCGCGTCAAGCGCGTGCTGCCCGGCATGCAGTCGGCCTTCATCGAAATCGGTCTGGAACGCGCGGCCTTCCTGCATATCGCCGATGTCCTCGAACAGCGCCAGCATCCGAGCGAACCGCAACGCATCGAAAACATGCTGTTCGAAGGTCAGACCATCCTCGTGCAGGTCATCAAGGATCCGATCGGCACCAAGGGCGCGCGCCTGAGTACCCAGATCAGTCTGGCGGGGCGTTTCCTCGTTCACTTGCCGCAAGAAGAACATATCGGTATCTCGCAGAAAATCGAGAACGAGACCGAACGCCTCTCTCTCAAGCAGCGGCTTGAAAAACTGCTGCCGCCAGGCGAGCCGCACGGCTATATCATCCGCACCAGCGCCGAAACCGCGTCGGATGCCGCGCTGGCCGCCGATATCCTGTACCTGTCGAAACTGTGGACCGACATTCGCCAGAAGTCCGTGTCGCTGCCCGCCCAGTCCCTGCTCTACGAAGACCTGCCGCTGTCGGTGAGGGTGCTGCGCGACATGGTGAGCGAATCGACCGTCAACGTGATCGTCGACTCCACGGAAAACTACAGCCGGATGGTGGAGTTCGCCGAACAATACGTGACGGCGGCGGTGAACAAGATCGAGCGATACAGCGGCGAGCGGCCGCTCTTTGAGTTGCACGGCATCGAGGCGGAAATCGACCGCGCGCTGGCGCGCCGCGTCAATCTCAAGTTCGGCGGCTATCTGATCATCGATCAGACCGAGGCGATGACCACCATCGATGTGAACACCGGCGGTTTCGTCGGCAACCGCAATTTCGACGAGACCATTTTCAAGACCAACCTGGAAGCGACCCACGCGCTGGCGCGCCAGCTGCGCCTGCGCAATCTGGGCGGCATCATCATCGTCGATTTCATCGACATGGAAAACGAAGAGCACCGCCAACTGGTGCTCAACGAGCTGGCCAAATCGCTGGCGCGCGACCGCACGCGCGTGACGCTGAACGGTTTCACAAGCCTCGGCCTTGTCGAGATCACCCGCAAGCGCACCCGCGAGAGCCTGGCCCACGTGCTGTGCGAAAGCTGTCCGCAATGCCAGGGGCGCGGCGAGATCAAGACGCCGCAAACCGTCTGCTACGAAATCCAGCGCGAGATCGTGCGCGAGGCGCGCCAGTTCGACGCGAGAGGGTTCCGTATTCTGGCCGCCCAGCCGGTGATCGACATGTTCCTCGATGAAGAGTCGCAAAGTCTTGCCATGCTGGTCGATTTTATCGGCAAACCGGTTTCCCTGTCGGTGGAGACCACGTATTCCCAAGAGCAGTTCGATGTCGTACTGCTGTGA
- a CDS encoding isopenicillin N synthase family dioxygenase, with protein sequence MQVKVVDYRAPDAAERFTRSLHETGFGVLVNHPLSQPLVESIYRDWLAFFDREEKHDYAFRVETQDGYFSTGISETAKGFAQKDIKEFFHVYPWGRIPPALREDALAYYASANALAAELLSWVERHTPAQIAASYSKPLSEMIRDSAKTLLRVLRYPPLTGAEPDGALRAAPHGDINLLTILPAANEPGLQVQGKNGEWIDVPCDFGMLIINTGDMLQEASRGYYPSTIHRVVNPAGDSARRSRVSLPLFLHPRDEVVLSERYTARAYLDERLRELGVKR encoded by the coding sequence ATGCAAGTCAAAGTCGTTGATTACCGCGCACCGGATGCGGCGGAGCGGTTCACCCGCTCGTTGCACGAAACCGGATTCGGCGTGCTGGTGAACCATCCGCTGAGCCAGCCTTTGGTCGAGTCGATCTATCGGGACTGGCTGGCGTTTTTCGACAGAGAAGAAAAACACGATTACGCCTTCCGGGTCGAGACCCAGGACGGCTATTTTTCCACCGGAATTTCCGAAACCGCCAAGGGCTTTGCCCAGAAGGACATCAAAGAGTTTTTCCACGTTTACCCGTGGGGGCGCATTCCGCCCGCTCTTAGGGAGGATGCGCTGGCCTATTACGCATCGGCCAATGCCCTGGCCGCCGAATTGCTGTCTTGGGTCGAACGCCACACTCCGGCGCAGATCGCCGCGTCCTACAGCAAGCCGCTGTCGGAAATGATCCGCGACAGCGCCAAAACGCTGCTGCGGGTGCTGCGCTATCCGCCGCTGACCGGAGCGGAGCCGGACGGCGCGCTGCGCGCCGCTCCCCATGGCGATATCAATCTGCTGACCATTTTGCCGGCGGCCAACGAGCCGGGATTGCAGGTGCAGGGCAAGAACGGGGAATGGATCGACGTGCCTTGCGACTTCGGCATGCTGATCATCAATACCGGCGATATGCTGCAAGAAGCGTCGCGAGGCTACTATCCTTCCACTATCCATCGCGTGGTCAATCCGGCCGGCGATTCCGCCCGGCGCTCGCGCGTGTCGTTGCCCCTGTTTCTGCATCCGCGCGACGAGGTGGTGCTCTCCGAACGCTACACCGCCCGCGCCTACCTGGACGAACGGCTGCGCGAACTGGGCGTGAAGAGGTAA
- a CDS encoding tetratricopeptide repeat-containing response regulator — protein sequence MNDDAPARRPAQEPADPFARKLFLVVDSVPEMQRALAMTLSSFGVDKVEFASKAGDALAKMSRFEFDVVLCDYDLGNGYDGLYLFEEVKERNLVKQSCVFMIVTGERRSQRVISAAELAPDDYLLKPFTGEVLSQRLAKAIRRRAAFRLVDEAILKHEYLAAIETCTRKIRERGEFTLDFMKLKGSLSLKIGDYDTARVLYSEVLALKNVPWAKMGLAKALSGLKAYQEARLLFEDVLADNDRVMEAYDWLARLHRLSHDLPQAQSVLKTAADLSPVVIRRQQQLAEVAMMNKDLGVAAQASRQVLDIAKYTWHRHPTHYATLARVQLAQGEAGAAARTLASLRRDYRYNELGEWMADVVDSQLQTASGNHARAASLLEGAHERLGVMTASPDPGSRMEFARACYAQKRNDLGDATLCDLVRNHHDDEALLGSLGDLFEEVGRGEIGRDLIASNVQSVVDLNNRAVRDAQGGDFEGAIERFARALEDMPDNVQVMLNLANATVAYVHHAGWHESHMRRAAELLRRVREVAPANNKFQKILQSWRVLTEKSGKPHWGL from the coding sequence ATGAACGATGACGCTCCCGCCCGCCGTCCGGCCCAGGAACCGGCCGACCCGTTTGCGCGCAAACTGTTCCTGGTGGTCGACAGTGTTCCCGAGATGCAGCGGGCGCTGGCGATGACCCTGTCCTCGTTCGGCGTGGACAAGGTGGAGTTCGCGAGCAAGGCCGGCGACGCCCTCGCGAAAATGAGTCGTTTCGAGTTCGATGTGGTGCTGTGTGATTACGACCTGGGCAATGGGTACGACGGTCTGTACCTGTTCGAGGAAGTGAAGGAGCGCAATCTCGTCAAGCAGTCCTGCGTCTTCATGATCGTGACCGGCGAGCGGCGTTCCCAGCGGGTGATTTCGGCGGCGGAGCTCGCGCCGGACGACTACCTGCTCAAACCCTTCACCGGGGAAGTGCTGTCGCAGCGCCTGGCCAAAGCCATCCGCCGCCGCGCGGCGTTCCGGCTGGTCGACGAGGCCATTCTCAAGCACGAATACCTCGCGGCGATCGAAACCTGCACGCGCAAGATCCGCGAACGCGGCGAATTCACGCTGGATTTCATGAAACTCAAGGGCTCGTTGTCGCTGAAGATCGGCGACTACGACACCGCCCGCGTCCTGTACAGTGAAGTGCTCGCCCTGAAAAATGTGCCCTGGGCGAAGATGGGGCTGGCCAAGGCGCTCAGCGGCCTGAAGGCCTACCAGGAGGCGCGGCTGCTGTTCGAGGATGTGCTCGCCGACAATGATCGGGTGATGGAAGCGTACGATTGGCTGGCGCGCCTGCACCGGCTGAGCCACGATCTGCCGCAGGCGCAGTCGGTGCTCAAGACCGCCGCCGATCTGTCGCCGGTGGTGATCCGGCGCCAGCAGCAGCTGGCCGAAGTGGCGATGATGAACAAGGATCTGGGCGTGGCGGCCCAGGCCAGCCGGCAGGTGCTGGACATCGCCAAGTACACCTGGCACCGCCATCCGACGCATTACGCCACGTTGGCACGGGTGCAACTGGCGCAGGGCGAGGCCGGCGCGGCGGCGCGCACGCTGGCCAGCCTGCGCCGGGATTACCGCTACAACGAGCTGGGCGAATGGATGGCCGATGTGGTGGACAGCCAGCTGCAGACAGCCAGCGGCAATCACGCGCGCGCCGCGTCGCTGCTCGAAGGGGCGCACGAGCGTCTCGGGGTGATGACCGCTTCGCCCGATCCTGGTTCGCGCATGGAGTTCGCCCGCGCCTGTTATGCGCAAAAACGCAATGACCTCGGGGACGCCACCTTGTGCGATCTGGTGCGCAATCACCACGACGACGAAGCGCTGCTCGGGTCGCTCGGCGATCTGTTCGAAGAAGTCGGACGAGGCGAGATCGGCCGCGATCTGATCGCCTCGAATGTGCAGTCGGTGGTGGATCTGAACAACCGCGCCGTGCGCGACGCCCAGGGCGGCGATTTCGAAGGGGCGATCGAGCGTTTCGCCCGGGCGCTCGAGGACATGCCGGACAATGTGCAGGTGATGCTCAACCTGGCCAACGCGACGGTGGCCTATGTTCACCATGCCGGCTGGCATGAAAGCCACATGCGACGCGCGGCCGAGCTGTTGCGGCGGGTGCGCGAGGTGGCGCCGGCCAACAACAAGTTCCAGAAGATCCTGCAGTCCTGGCGTGTACTGACGGAGAAGTCGGGGAAACCGCACTGGGGGCTGTAA
- a CDS encoding UvrD-helicase domain-containing protein — MSADLLDGLNTEQLRAVTWPARSALVLAGAGSGKTRVLTTRIAWLLSTGQASPAGVLAVTFTNKAAREMQTRLSAMVPVNVRAMWIGTFHGLCNRFLRIHHRDAGLPATFQILDTQDQQALIKRLLKSLEVSEEKFPPRAVQNFINGNKESGLRADKLSAHDAYTRKLIELYAAYDAQCRREGVCDFAELLLRSFEVLSANAALREHYSERFRYILVDEFQDTNRLQYAWLKLMAGRHANLFAVGDDDQSIYAFRGADVGNMRALLSDFSVAEPVRLEQNYRSMGTILKAANALIERNDGRLGKNLWTDAGDGEPIRLYEAWSDGDEAEFIVEEARTLKREGFDLADMAVLYRSNAQSRALEHALVNAGLPYRIYGGLRFFERQEIKHALAYLRLVANPEDDNALLRVINVPARGIGARTVENLQLASREQGVPLWRAACGAGGGRSAAALGRFVLLVEDLRRKAEGLTLAETVSLVIDHSGLRDMYEADRKEGEERLANLDELINAAAGFMADDPSQALIEFLSAASLEAGDHQAEAGEDAIQLMTVHSAKGLEFGAVFVSGLEEGLFPHENSFNDQKGLEEERRLMYVAITRARQRLYLTCAQSRMLHGQSRYPIRSRFVDEVPAELLRVLSSGRRPAPEREAARAPWLGDGMPVSHARDLAGFAIGQSVSHARFGTGVVVNAEGSGQDARLQINFAEQGLKWLDLRFAKLTPV, encoded by the coding sequence ATGAGTGCCGATCTGCTTGACGGTCTGAATACCGAACAACTGCGCGCCGTCACCTGGCCCGCCCGCTCCGCGCTGGTTCTCGCCGGAGCCGGCAGCGGCAAGACCCGCGTGCTGACCACCCGCATCGCCTGGCTGTTGTCCACCGGACAGGCGAGCCCGGCGGGCGTGCTCGCCGTGACCTTCACCAACAAGGCCGCGCGCGAAATGCAGACCCGTCTGTCGGCCATGGTGCCTGTCAATGTCCGCGCCATGTGGATCGGCACCTTCCATGGCCTGTGCAACCGCTTCTTGCGCATCCATCACCGCGACGCCGGTCTGCCCGCGACCTTCCAGATTCTCGATACCCAGGACCAGCAGGCGTTGATCAAGCGGCTGCTGAAAAGCCTCGAGGTGTCCGAAGAGAAGTTTCCGCCGCGCGCCGTGCAGAACTTCATCAACGGCAACAAGGAATCCGGCCTGCGCGCCGACAAGCTCTCCGCGCACGACGCCTACACCCGCAAGCTGATCGAGCTGTATGCCGCCTACGACGCCCAGTGCCGGCGGGAGGGGGTGTGCGATTTCGCCGAGCTGCTGTTGCGCAGCTTCGAGGTGCTCAGCGCCAACGCCGCGCTGCGCGAACATTACAGCGAGCGGTTCCGCTATATCCTGGTCGACGAGTTCCAGGATACCAACCGCTTGCAGTACGCCTGGCTCAAGCTGATGGCGGGCAGGCACGCGAATCTGTTCGCGGTGGGCGACGACGATCAGTCGATCTACGCCTTCCGTGGCGCGGATGTCGGCAATATGCGGGCGCTGTTGTCGGACTTTTCCGTTGCTGAGCCGGTGCGGCTCGAACAGAACTACCGTTCGATGGGCACCATCCTCAAGGCGGCCAATGCGCTGATCGAACGCAATGACGGCCGTCTTGGCAAAAATCTGTGGACCGACGCCGGTGACGGGGAGCCGATCCGGCTTTACGAGGCCTGGTCGGATGGCGACGAGGCCGAGTTCATCGTGGAGGAGGCCCGCACCCTCAAGCGCGAAGGCTTCGATCTGGCGGACATGGCGGTGCTGTACCGCTCCAACGCCCAGTCGCGCGCGCTCGAACACGCGCTGGTGAATGCCGGGTTGCCTTACCGGATCTACGGGGGGCTGCGCTTTTTCGAGCGTCAGGAGATCAAGCACGCGCTCGCCTATCTGAGGCTGGTCGCCAATCCGGAAGACGACAACGCGCTGTTGCGGGTCATCAATGTGCCGGCGCGCGGCATTGGCGCCCGCACCGTGGAAAACCTTCAGCTGGCGTCGCGCGAGCAGGGTGTTCCGTTGTGGCGCGCCGCTTGCGGCGCCGGAGGCGGCCGGTCCGCCGCGGCGCTGGGGCGCTTCGTGCTGCTCGTCGAGGATCTGCGTCGCAAAGCCGAGGGGCTGACCCTGGCGGAAACCGTGAGCCTCGTCATCGATCATTCCGGGTTGCGCGACATGTATGAAGCCGATCGCAAAGAAGGTGAAGAGCGGCTGGCCAACCTTGACGAACTGATCAATGCCGCCGCCGGTTTCATGGCCGACGATCCGTCGCAGGCGCTGATCGAGTTCCTGTCGGCGGCCTCGCTCGAGGCCGGAGACCATCAGGCCGAGGCCGGCGAGGACGCGATCCAGCTGATGACGGTGCATTCCGCGAAAGGGTTGGAGTTCGGCGCCGTGTTCGTCTCGGGCCTCGAGGAAGGACTGTTTCCCCACGAGAACAGTTTCAACGACCAGAAGGGGCTCGAGGAGGAGCGGCGGCTGATGTATGTCGCCATCACGCGGGCCCGGCAGCGTTTGTACCTGACCTGCGCCCAGTCGCGCATGCTGCATGGCCAGAGCCGCTATCCGATCCGCTCGCGCTTTGTTGATGAAGTGCCGGCCGAACTGCTGCGGGTGCTGTCGTCCGGTCGCCGCCCGGCTCCCGAGCGCGAGGCGGCGCGAGCGCCGTGGCTCGGCGACGGCATGCCGGTATCGCACGCCAGGGATCTGGCGGGCTTTGCCATTGGGCAGAGCGTGTCGCATGCGCGTTTCGGCACCGGCGTGGTGGTCAATGCCGAAGGAAGCGGCCAGGATGCGCGGCTGCAGATCAATTTCGCCGAACAAGGCCTCAAGTGGCTGGATCTGCGGTTCGCCAAACTGACGCCGGTATGA
- a CDS encoding sensor domain-containing diguanylate cyclase has product MQMRSVYLASGLLWLVLTVLTGLSFASRAVSEAQTEFTRISQQLFENIGQKLQVNEAVLDSYATFTGLGMKNGGQEERQFVRQFLQRYPQIIAVMRIERVPLASRDSFLKEARARHGMMYTIHGLDKDGKGAAGSVALSEEGFPVTFIEPSNRISSRWLGADIATNDFLRDTLLDAIESGRSAASRSFDWADGRAAYLMVRPSDDLSTYVSAGGMPWHFVGMMVRTGSLSSQVGDLPPGMAVRLWHKRFSPSAPQGWFVNVAEPPSGWLESRIFPRLERVRQVGSEAQPLILSVSWQLGWKQIGLFEWGMSAALSLVTMVLLWLGCESYRRYLSSRVEREARLFYLANHDRLTGLANRGLFYDRLQHAISRLNRSGKRLAVLFLDLDRFKPVNDTYGHVVGDRILQMIATRMKQALRSEDTVARLGGDEFVVLLEDIESYREVDRVVARLKGSIEEIFEVEEHRIRVGVSIGVAYYPEDGVLIEELLSVADRKMYGDKREPEAVC; this is encoded by the coding sequence ATGCAGATGAGATCGGTCTATCTCGCCAGCGGCTTGCTATGGCTGGTATTGACGGTTCTGACCGGACTGTCTTTCGCCAGCCGGGCCGTGTCCGAGGCACAGACCGAGTTCACCCGCATCAGCCAGCAGCTCTTCGAAAACATCGGGCAAAAGCTTCAGGTCAATGAAGCTGTGCTCGACAGTTACGCAACATTCACCGGTCTTGGCATGAAAAACGGCGGACAGGAAGAACGTCAGTTCGTCCGCCAGTTCCTGCAGCGCTACCCCCAGATCATCGCCGTGATGCGCATCGAGCGCGTGCCGCTCGCTTCGCGCGACAGCTTTCTCAAAGAAGCCCGGGCGCGGCACGGCATGATGTACACGATTCACGGTCTGGACAAGGACGGCAAAGGCGCCGCCGGCTCCGTCGCGTTGAGCGAGGAGGGATTTCCCGTCACCTTCATCGAACCGTCCAACCGGATCAGCTCGCGCTGGCTGGGCGCCGATATCGCCACCAATGATTTTTTGCGCGATACCCTGCTTGACGCCATCGAAAGCGGGCGCAGCGCGGCGTCGCGTTCTTTCGACTGGGCCGACGGCCGGGCCGCTTATCTGATGGTGCGTCCTTCCGACGATTTGTCGACTTATGTTTCGGCTGGCGGCATGCCCTGGCATTTTGTCGGCATGATGGTCCGCACCGGATCCCTGTCGTCGCAGGTCGGTGATCTTCCCCCGGGAATGGCCGTGCGGCTGTGGCACAAGCGTTTCTCCCCGAGCGCTCCGCAAGGCTGGTTCGTCAATGTGGCGGAGCCGCCATCGGGGTGGCTGGAGTCGCGCATCTTTCCAAGGCTCGAGCGTGTCCGCCAGGTCGGCAGCGAGGCGCAGCCGCTGATTCTCAGCGTGAGCTGGCAGTTGGGCTGGAAACAGATCGGCCTGTTCGAATGGGGCATGAGCGCGGCCCTGTCGCTGGTGACCATGGTGCTGCTCTGGCTCGGCTGTGAAAGCTACCGCCGCTATCTGAGCAGCCGCGTGGAACGCGAAGCGCGGCTTTTTTATCTCGCCAACCATGATCGCCTGACCGGTCTTGCCAATCGCGGGCTGTTTTATGACCGCCTGCAGCATGCCATTTCGCGGCTCAATCGCAGCGGCAAGCGTCTGGCGGTACTGTTCCTCGATCTGGACCGCTTCAAGCCGGTGAACGACACGTATGGGCATGTGGTCGGCGACCGGATTCTGCAGATGATCGCGACGCGGATGAAGCAGGCCTTGCGCAGCGAGGATACCGTGGCCCGGCTGGGTGGCGACGAATTCGTGGTGCTGCTCGAGGACATCGAGTCCTACCGCGAGGTCGATCGTGTGGTGGCGCGCCTGAAGGGCTCGATCGAGGAGATCTTCGAAGTGGAGGAGCACCGGATCCGGGTGGGCGTCAGCATCGGCGTGGCCTATTATCCGGAGGACGGTGTGCTGATCGAGGAGCTCCTTTCGGTCGCGGACCGCAAGATGTATGGCGACAAACGGGAACCGGAAGCCGTCTGCTGA
- a CDS encoding Maf family protein, with translation MTENDTLYLASGSPRRRELLTQLGLHFERIHADIDESVLPGEDGVIYTERLAVAKAAAGWGVVVSCGLPERTLLAADTTVVLDGEIFGKPEDEADARRMLRAFSGKTHQAITAVAVRRGDTVSVRTSVTDVTFKPLSDEEIQRYIDSGEPFGKAGAYGIQGRAAVFVTRLNGSFTGVVGLPLCETAALLSEFGYVFP, from the coding sequence ATGACCGAGAACGACACCCTCTACCTGGCCTCCGGCAGCCCGCGCCGGCGAGAATTGCTGACACAGCTTGGCCTGCATTTCGAACGTATCCATGCCGATATCGACGAGTCGGTTCTGCCTGGCGAGGACGGAGTGATCTATACCGAGCGCCTTGCCGTGGCGAAGGCGGCCGCCGGGTGGGGCGTCGTGGTTTCCTGCGGTTTGCCCGAGCGCACACTGCTGGCGGCCGATACGACCGTGGTGCTGGACGGCGAAATTTTCGGCAAACCCGAGGATGAGGCTGATGCGCGCCGCATGCTTCGCGCGTTTTCCGGCAAGACCCATCAGGCCATCACCGCCGTGGCGGTGCGCCGCGGCGACACGGTCAGCGTGCGAACCTCGGTGACGGATGTCACCTTCAAACCGCTGAGCGATGAGGAAATCCAGCGTTACATCGATTCGGGCGAACCGTTCGGCAAGGCCGGCGCCTATGGCATCCAGGGGCGGGCGGCGGTGTTCGTCACCCGCCTGAACGGCAGCTTCACCGGCGTGGTCGGCCTTCCGCTTTGCGAGACCGCCGCATTGTTGTCCGAATTCGGGTACGTTTTCCCGTGA
- the cysE gene encoding serine O-acetyltransferase, with product MSESVADPLWSAILAEAYEAAQAEPLLASFLHMTVLRHGTLDDVLAFHLSSKLASPVMDARALMELFCEALAADPLLGEAMRADIRACFDRDPACDSYATPLLYFKGFHAIQSQRITHWLWKNGRRTLALFLQNRISEVTGADIHPAARLGHGVMLDHGTGVVVGETAVIGNNVSILHGVTLGGSGKERGDRHPKIADGVMIGAGASILGNIRVGTCAKVGAGSVVLEDVPPHSTVAGVPARVVSQTDAGCTPALDMDQRV from the coding sequence ATGTCTGAGTCCGTTGCCGACCCGCTGTGGTCCGCGATTCTCGCCGAAGCCTACGAGGCCGCGCAGGCCGAGCCGTTGCTGGCGAGTTTTTTGCATATGACAGTATTGCGCCATGGCACGCTCGACGATGTGCTGGCGTTTCATCTGTCGAGCAAACTGGCGAGTCCCGTGATGGACGCCAGAGCGCTGATGGAGCTGTTCTGCGAGGCGCTGGCCGCCGACCCGCTGCTCGGGGAGGCGATGCGCGCCGATATCCGCGCCTGTTTCGACCGTGACCCCGCCTGCGATTCCTACGCGACGCCATTGTTGTATTTCAAGGGTTTCCATGCCATCCAGAGCCAGCGCATCACCCACTGGCTGTGGAAAAACGGGCGGCGCACTCTGGCGCTGTTCCTGCAGAACCGCATTTCGGAAGTCACCGGGGCGGATATCCATCCGGCCGCGCGGCTTGGCCATGGTGTGATGCTCGATCACGGCACCGGCGTGGTGGTCGGCGAAACGGCGGTGATCGGCAATAACGTATCGATTTTGCACGGCGTGACACTTGGCGGATCGGGCAAGGAGCGTGGCGACCGGCATCCCAAGATCGCCGATGGTGTGATGATCGGCGCGGGCGCGTCGATTCTCGGCAATATCCGGGTCGGCACCTGCGCCAAGGTGGGCGCGGGCAGCGTGGTGCTGGAAGACGTTCCGCCGCACTCCACGGTGGCCGGCGTGCCGGCGCGGGTGGTCAGCCAGACCGATGCCGGTTGCACGCCGGCCCTCGATATGGATCAGCGCGTCTAG